A stretch of DNA from Anaerobacillus sp. CMMVII:
AGTTGTTGAGTTAGATGTTCGAGAGGATTTAAAAAATAAGCTAGAACCTTTTCAAAAGATAATGAGTGCCGTTAAAAGTTTAGATAAAGGAGATGTTTTTGTCTTACATTCCACGATAAAACCTACACCACTTCTAACGATTATGAAGACAAAAGGATATGCCAATGAGGTTCAGAAGAAAGCTGACGACCATTTCATCACAACATTTAAAAAGAAGAAACGTAGTTTTTTCTTCTGGAAAAAAGATGAAGAAGTGGCTGATCGTCCTCCTTGTTCACAACAAGATAGCCCAATTCTAATTGATGAGACTATATTTTATTTAGATAATCGAGGACTAGAGCCACCTCAACCAATGATTCGTACACTATCTAGATTGAGTTCAATGAAAAATGGAGAAGTTTTAACAATTCGTAATGACCGCCTTCCAGCGTTTTTAATTGAAGAATTAAACCAACTAGGTTATGAGTATTCACCAAAAGAAATGGAAGATGGTTCTGTTGAAGTCACAATTGTAAAGAAAGAGGGTAAGCGATGAATATTCCTACAGGAAGCCTAATCGCAAAAGATCAAACAAGAGCAAGCTTTTACCTTCCATTTTCATTTATGATTACAGCATTTTTGTCTTTGTTTGTATTTTCTATCGTACTCATTGTTGGTGGTTCTCTTTTTACTGGTGCGAATATTCGTACAACATTAGGAATTGGTGCAATGCACTTATTTATCCTTGGATTTACAACGATGTTAGCGATGGGAGCAGTTTATCAACTTGTACCTGTTGTTATTAATGAAAAACTATATAGTATTCGTTTAGGTGTCATTCACTACTTTTTATTTACAACTGGGTCTATCGGTCTATTAATTGGTTTTTTTCAATTTAATAAAAATGTCTTAATCGGTTCTTCGATAATCACAGTTGCTGGTGTCATTATCTTTATTGTAAATATATTTATGACAATATCTAAAGCAAAAGCATTCAATAGCATTTTATTTGCTACAGTAAGTTCTTTTGTCTATTTATTGCTTACAGTAGTTTCAGGACTACTCCTGGCCTTAAACTTTTCGTTTCAAATTTTACCAACTTTACATTCAGCTATATTAGCAGCCCATATATGGTTTGGATTTGTTGGTTGGTTTTTATTTTTAATCGTAGGCTATAGTTTCAAAATGCTTCCAATGTTTTATTTAGCCCACGGTCAACCAATTAACCTGCAAAAATGGATTTTACTAACGTTCCATTTAAGTTTAGTGATAATTTCAGT
This window harbors:
- a CDS encoding DUF2249 domain-containing protein codes for the protein MSGKVVELDVREDLKNKLEPFQKIMSAVKSLDKGDVFVLHSTIKPTPLLTIMKTKGYANEVQKKADDHFITTFKKKKRSFFFWKKDEEVADRPPCSQQDSPILIDETIFYLDNRGLEPPQPMIRTLSRLSSMKNGEVLTIRNDRLPAFLIEELNQLGYEYSPKEMEDGSVEVTIVKKEGKR